A region from the Brachyspira pilosicoli genome encodes:
- a CDS encoding response regulator encodes MLNGKPLILAVDDEENIRNLITYTFEPYDFEVITAENGKSAITILEHNPVDVIITDLLMPSMTGLALIREMKKRKSSIPIIIITAYGNTDMVKEIIAEGVFRLIEKPLDFETLVPIVNEAIEYKKSHENK; translated from the coding sequence ATGCTTAATGGTAAACCCTTAATACTTGCAGTAGATGATGAAGAGAATATACGTAATCTAATAACTTATACGTTTGAACCTTATGATTTTGAAGTTATTACAGCAGAGAATGGTAAATCTGCAATAACTATATTAGAACATAATCCTGTTGATGTTATTATTACAGATTTGCTTATGCCTTCTATGACAGGGCTTGCTCTTATAAGAGAGATGAAAAAAAGAAAAAGCTCTATACCAATCATAATAATCACAGCTTATGGAAATACTGATATGGTAAAAGAGATTATAGCTGAAGGTGTATTCAGACTTATAGAAAAACCTCTTGATTTTGAAACATTAGTTCCTATAGTAAACGAGGCTATAGAGTATAAAAAAAGTCACGAAAATAAATAA
- a CDS encoding MATE family efflux transporter: MENTKQIELATKPVGRLLFKLSIPAILAQIINVLYNVVDRMYIGHIEDIGAIALTGIGVTMPIIMAVSAFAYLISMGGAPRASIMMGKKSYDKAEEILGNSAMALIIIAITITILLLIFAKPLLLLFGASENTIIYALRYLRIYSVGTIFVQLALGLNAFITAQGKAKTSMFTVLIGAICNIILDPIFIFGFNMNVRGAALATIISQAVSCLWIVYFMTSKKTLLKLKIKYLRISPNVVLPCLALGFSPFIMQFTESILFVCFNTSLFKYGGDLAVGAMTILSSIMQFSFLPIYGLTQGSQPIISYNYGANNIDRVKNTFKILLISSVMFSTLMWIISIFFPYLFVRIFTSDETLINYSIWALRIYMASSLILGAQSACQQTFVALGNAKISAFLAILRKVILLIPLIFILPIFFENKVMAVLLAEPIADVIAVLTTVTMFYIFFKKLIKNIEKNDKKFRITTV, encoded by the coding sequence ATGGAAAATACAAAGCAAATAGAATTAGCTACTAAACCTGTTGGAAGGTTATTATTCAAATTATCAATACCTGCCATATTAGCACAAATAATAAATGTTCTATATAATGTTGTTGATAGAATGTATATAGGGCATATTGAAGATATTGGAGCTATTGCTTTAACAGGTATTGGAGTTACTATGCCTATAATAATGGCAGTGTCAGCATTTGCATATCTTATTAGTATGGGCGGAGCTCCTCGTGCTTCTATTATGATGGGTAAAAAAAGTTATGATAAAGCAGAAGAAATACTTGGAAACTCTGCTATGGCTTTAATAATTATAGCTATCACAATTACTATACTTTTATTAATATTTGCTAAGCCTCTTCTTTTATTATTTGGGGCGAGTGAAAATACTATTATTTATGCGCTAAGATATTTAAGAATATATTCAGTAGGAACTATATTTGTGCAATTAGCATTAGGCTTAAATGCATTCATTACAGCACAAGGAAAAGCAAAAACTAGTATGTTTACAGTTTTAATAGGGGCAATTTGTAATATAATATTGGACCCTATATTTATATTTGGATTTAATATGAATGTTAGAGGTGCTGCACTTGCTACTATAATATCTCAGGCTGTGTCTTGTTTATGGATAGTATATTTCATGACTTCTAAAAAAACTTTATTAAAATTAAAAATTAAGTACTTAAGAATATCTCCTAATGTAGTGCTCCCATGTTTAGCATTAGGTTTTTCCCCATTTATTATGCAATTTACAGAAAGTATTTTATTTGTATGCTTTAATACTTCTTTATTTAAATATGGTGGGGATTTAGCTGTTGGTGCTATGACTATATTAAGCAGTATAATGCAATTTTCTTTTCTTCCAATATATGGGCTTACTCAAGGTTCGCAGCCTATAATAAGCTATAATTATGGTGCTAATAATATTGATAGAGTAAAAAATACTTTTAAAATACTTCTTATAAGCAGTGTAATGTTTTCTACTTTAATGTGGATAATTTCTATATTTTTCCCATATTTATTTGTTAGGATATTTACGAGCGATGAAACTTTAATTAATTATAGTATTTGGGCTTTAAGAATATATATGGCGAGTTCTCTTATATTGGGGGCGCAATCTGCATGTCAGCAAACTTTTGTAGCATTGGGTAATGCTAAAATTTCGGCTTTTTTAGCAATTTTGAGAAAAGTTATACTTTTAATACCTTTAATATTTATACTGCCGATATTTTTTGAAAATAAGGTTATGGCTGTACTTTTGGCTGAGCCTATAGCAGATGTTATAGCTGTATTAACTACTGTAACTATGTTCTATATATTCTTTAAAAAACTTATAAAAAATATTGAAAAAAATGATAAAAAGTTTAGAATAACAACAGTTTAA
- a CDS encoding methyl-accepting chemotaxis protein codes for MFKRLNLQAKISAVILIPFLLMIIVSGAVNVKSVSIITKDLSYKVLEQSSTGEATILQFFLREELLYVTGLQYDVETLYNDGTRTRAVYENMISNFLDKMNPNVCGMSITFLPNYIDNDIDYINDPKYSEANGQFSYYIARAGNQKESRGFTSQELTEDYITKPLASGKPYITPIYEYLLLGNKKELIFTWCVPIRNNGSNIGVITVDILVSSINSLVANIQPFEDSEASLFDSDGNILYDAQDTNNVTKNLYTAYSYYKQHNVLDEINKGTSINFSDYSEKLKKNVTYMFVPLELTSGQYWGLKLLVPDNVIFRESNNIRNRIIIISLIIMLVAFILTPLIIKKKVSNVIYLLAQDMTKLSNGDISWSPPAQFLALTDEWGVIAKGIQNTLNNLNSIVNTVKNSAEHVSTAANEVLSGNNDLASRTEMQASSLEETASSMNEIASNINESADGVLKSSQMVMEAKQYINRVGNIVKESVIKMNDVNEASGKIMDITKLIENIAFQTNILALNASVEAARAGEQGRGFAVVASEVRNLAQNAQESVKNITNLINDSNDKVTLATESVKESQSIFIELEEKMDKAADIMEKINNVSQEQKRGVEQINLAIMEMDSSVQKNAALVEEATAASQSLLEESRDLTKSIEYFKLREEE; via the coding sequence ATGTTTAAAAGATTAAATTTACAGGCAAAAATTAGCGCTGTTATATTAATTCCTTTTTTGCTGATGATTATTGTTTCTGGCGCTGTCAATGTCAAATCTGTAAGTATTATTACTAAGGATTTATCATATAAAGTGCTCGAGCAAAGTTCTACAGGCGAAGCTACTATATTGCAATTTTTCTTGAGAGAGGAATTATTATATGTTACAGGTTTACAATATGATGTTGAAACTTTATATAATGATGGTACTAGAACAAGAGCAGTATATGAAAATATGATAAGCAATTTTTTAGACAAAATGAATCCAAACGTATGCGGAATGTCTATTACTTTTTTGCCAAATTATATAGATAATGATATAGATTATATAAATGACCCAAAATATTCAGAAGCTAATGGTCAATTTAGTTATTATATCGCTAGAGCTGGAAATCAAAAAGAGTCCAGAGGTTTTACATCTCAGGAATTAACTGAAGACTACATAACAAAACCATTAGCAAGCGGAAAACCATATATTACACCTATATATGAATATTTATTATTAGGAAATAAAAAAGAATTAATTTTCACTTGGTGTGTTCCTATTAGAAATAATGGAAGTAATATTGGTGTTATTACTGTAGATATATTAGTTTCTTCTATTAATTCTTTGGTAGCAAATATACAGCCTTTTGAAGATTCTGAAGCTTCATTATTTGATAGCGATGGAAATATATTATACGATGCACAAGATACTAATAATGTAACTAAAAATTTATATACTGCTTATTCTTATTATAAACAGCACAATGTATTAGATGAAATCAATAAAGGAACATCAATTAACTTTTCTGATTATAGTGAAAAATTAAAGAAAAATGTTACATATATGTTTGTACCTTTAGAGCTTACATCAGGACAATATTGGGGATTAAAATTGCTTGTTCCTGACAATGTTATCTTTAGAGAAAGCAATAATATAAGAAATAGAATTATTATTATTTCATTAATTATTATGCTTGTAGCATTTATTCTTACTCCTCTTATCATTAAGAAAAAAGTAAGCAATGTTATTTATCTATTAGCACAGGATATGACTAAATTATCAAATGGAGATATATCTTGGAGCCCTCCGGCACAATTTTTAGCATTAACTGATGAATGGGGTGTTATAGCTAAAGGAATACAAAATACTTTGAATAATCTTAATAGTATAGTAAATACCGTTAAAAACTCTGCCGAGCATGTATCTACTGCAGCAAATGAAGTTTTGAGCGGTAATAATGACCTTGCAAGCAGAACAGAAATGCAAGCTTCAAGTTTGGAAGAGACTGCTTCTTCTATGAATGAGATAGCAAGCAATATAAATGAATCTGCTGATGGCGTATTAAAAAGTTCTCAAATGGTAATGGAAGCTAAACAGTATATAAATAGAGTTGGAAATATAGTTAAAGAAAGTGTTATAAAAATGAATGATGTTAATGAAGCTAGCGGTAAAATTATGGATATTACTAAGCTCATAGAAAATATAGCTTTCCAAACAAATATACTTGCTTTAAATGCTTCTGTTGAGGCTGCACGTGCAGGAGAGCAAGGAAGAGGATTTGCTGTTGTAGCTTCTGAAGTTAGAAATTTAGCACAAAATGCTCAAGAGTCTGTAAAAAATATTACTAATCTTATTAATGACAGTAATGATAAGGTTACTTTGGCTACTGAAAGTGTAAAAGAGTCTCAAAGTATATTTATAGAGTTAGAGGAGAAAATGGATAAAGCAGCAGATATTATGGAAAAAATAAATAATGTTTCACAAGAGCAAAAAAGAGGTGTAGAACAAATAAACTTAGCTATTATGGAAATGGATAGCTCTGTACAAAAAAATGCTGCTTTGGTAGAAGAAGCTACTGCTGCTTCACAGTCTCTATTAGAAGAATCTAGAGATTTAACAAAATCTATTGAATATTTCAAACTTAGAGAAGAAGAATAA
- the gltX gene encoding glutamate--tRNA ligase, translating to MSDIRVRFAPSPTGFLHIGNARTALFNWLYAKSIKGKLILRIEDTDQERSTKEAVDMAIKSLKWLGIDWDEGPEIGGNYGPYFQSERLDIYKKYTEKLMEEGKAYYCFCTSEELEKKSNMQKTLNQPIIYDGKCKDIPLEEAKRRVANGEPAKIRFRVPKNQQIVFEDFVRGVVKTNSDEIGDIIIVRENGFPTYNYAVVIDDMLMKISHVIRGEDHISNTPKQILIYEALGAQVPRFAHTSSILGNDRKKLSKRHGAATLMEYKDEGFLPQAMRNFLALLGWTHPEAMENMNDEDMIKAFTLDRFSKSPAIFDTAKLRHLNAWHIKNLSLDEATELFLPYLIQGGFLKENYTEAEHAWAKKLISVIRHNCVVLSDIVKYVPVFFENDFELTDEMKEIVNKEESKRLLQFIKTNIENADEITDQYMKDLIKQAQKETGLKGPNLYHPIRYVITGSSAGTELSHICELLGKKNILYRLSKYI from the coding sequence ATGTCAGATATTAGAGTTCGTTTTGCTCCATCTCCAACAGGTTTTTTACATATAGGAAATGCAAGAACGGCATTATTTAATTGGCTATATGCCAAATCTATAAAAGGAAAATTAATTTTAAGAATAGAAGATACAGACCAAGAGAGAAGCACAAAAGAAGCTGTTGATATGGCTATTAAATCATTAAAATGGCTTGGCATTGATTGGGACGAGGGCCCAGAAATTGGCGGAAACTATGGTCCATATTTTCAGTCTGAAAGACTTGATATATATAAAAAATACACTGAAAAACTTATGGAAGAGGGTAAGGCATATTATTGTTTTTGTACTTCTGAAGAGTTAGAAAAAAAATCTAATATGCAAAAAACTTTAAATCAGCCTATCATTTATGACGGCAAATGTAAGGATATCCCATTAGAAGAGGCTAAAAGAAGAGTTGCTAATGGAGAGCCTGCTAAAATAAGATTTAGAGTGCCTAAAAACCAGCAGATAGTATTTGAAGATTTTGTTAGGGGCGTTGTAAAAACTAATAGCGATGAAATTGGTGACATTATAATTGTCAGAGAGAATGGTTTTCCTACTTACAATTATGCTGTAGTTATAGATGATATGCTTATGAAAATTTCGCATGTTATAAGAGGAGAAGACCATATATCTAATACTCCAAAACAGATACTTATTTATGAGGCATTGGGAGCTCAAGTTCCAAGGTTTGCTCATACTTCTTCAATACTTGGTAATGATAGAAAGAAATTATCAAAAAGACATGGGGCTGCTACTTTAATGGAATATAAAGATGAAGGATTCTTGCCTCAAGCTATGAGAAACTTCCTTGCTTTACTTGGTTGGACTCACCCTGAAGCTATGGAAAATATGAATGATGAAGATATGATTAAGGCTTTTACTTTAGATAGATTTTCTAAAAGTCCTGCTATATTTGATACTGCTAAATTAAGACATTTAAATGCTTGGCATATTAAAAATCTTAGTTTGGACGAGGCTACTGAATTATTTTTGCCTTATCTTATACAAGGCGGCTTCTTAAAAGAAAATTATACAGAAGCAGAACATGCTTGGGCTAAAAAACTTATATCTGTAATAAGACATAATTGTGTTGTTTTATCTGATATTGTTAAATATGTTCCTGTATTTTTTGAGAATGATTTTGAACTTACAGATGAGATGAAAGAGATTGTAAATAAAGAAGAAAGTAAAAGGCTTCTTCAGTTTATTAAAACTAATATAGAAAATGCTGATGAAATAACTGACCAATATATGAAAGATTTAATAAAACAAGCTCAAAAAGAAACAGGGCTTAAAGGTCCTAATTTGTATCACCCTATAAGATATGTTATAACAGGAAGCAGTGCTGGAACTGAGTTGTCTCATATATGTGAGCTTTTGGGTAAAAAAAATATTTTATACAGATTATCTAAATATATATAA
- a CDS encoding DUF3089 domain-containing protein produces the protein MKKLLLLLLLSIFLYSCKETNIDYSDKNNWLQISEDKNNEVDVFYLYPTVWYGNGTNKDFVCPIDFKPMRENATNALISQSTVFEEVGNIYAPFYRQADALYILDTNNNIKNKEKYFNDIPKKDALAAFDYFIKNFNNNKPFILMGHSQGAMMIKEILKDYFKTNENLNNRLVAAYIIGYSVTTNDLIENPHLKFAKGEYDTGVIISYDVESPEFNGYNPTLLEGAIAINPITWTLEEDEAPKEKSLGSCFFAGTNYNIVKNFASAKVDKKRGVIKCDSINPDDFYIDDMFEKGNYHIFDIALYYNDLKENAKKRVGAFWK, from the coding sequence ATGAAAAAATTGTTATTATTACTATTATTAAGTATTTTTCTCTATAGCTGTAAAGAAACTAATATAGATTACTCTGATAAAAATAATTGGCTTCAAATATCAGAAGATAAAAATAATGAAGTTGATGTATTTTATTTGTACCCAACAGTATGGTATGGAAACGGCACTAATAAAGACTTTGTATGCCCTATAGATTTTAAGCCTATGAGAGAAAATGCTACTAATGCTTTAATATCTCAAAGCACTGTATTTGAAGAAGTAGGCAACATATATGCTCCTTTCTATAGACAAGCAGATGCTCTTTATATATTAGATACAAATAATAATATAAAAAATAAAGAAAAATATTTTAACGACATACCAAAAAAAGATGCACTAGCCGCATTTGATTATTTTATTAAAAATTTCAATAACAATAAACCATTTATATTGATGGGGCATTCACAGGGTGCTATGATGATAAAAGAAATATTAAAAGACTATTTCAAAACTAATGAAAATTTAAATAACAGATTGGTTGCTGCATATATTATAGGGTACTCTGTTACAACAAATGATTTAATAGAAAATCCTCATTTAAAATTTGCAAAAGGAGAATATGATACTGGAGTAATAATTTCTTACGATGTAGAAAGTCCAGAATTTAATGGTTATAATCCTACGCTTCTTGAAGGAGCTATAGCTATTAACCCTATTACATGGACATTAGAAGAAGATGAAGCTCCAAAAGAAAAAAGTTTAGGCTCTTGTTTTTTTGCTGGAACTAATTATAACATTGTAAAAAATTTTGCAAGTGCTAAAGTTGACAAAAAAAGAGGTGTAATAAAATGTGATTCTATTAACCCAGATGATTTTTATATTGATGATATGTTCGAAAAAGGCAATTATCATATATTTGATATAGCATTATATTATAATGATTTAAAAGAAAATGCTAAAAAGAGAGTTGGCGCTTTTTGGAAATAA
- the rnc gene encoding ribonuclease III, with translation MINRILLDCEKVLQYSFKNRNYLLEAITHRTFANENGNMKYNQRLEFLGDSVLSLIISEHIYKEYSNVKEGKLSKIKSYLVSQNTLANISRKLKLGEFLLLGKGEEASGGRERDNMLEDLFEAIIGAIYLDSNLENTKNFVMRVYRDILDKLDINNFDKDYKTIFQEFIQKKYKISPIYKSFEYNEDCSIMFKSEVYVKKDLYGFGIAKNKKEAEMLAAKNAINNIEKIDN, from the coding sequence ATGATAAATAGAATATTATTAGATTGTGAAAAAGTTTTGCAATATAGTTTTAAAAATAGAAACTATCTCCTTGAAGCTATAACTCATAGAACCTTTGCAAATGAAAATGGAAATATGAAATATAATCAGCGCCTTGAATTTTTAGGAGATTCTGTACTTTCGCTTATAATATCAGAACATATATACAAAGAATATAGCAATGTAAAAGAAGGCAAACTATCAAAGATTAAATCTTATTTAGTTTCTCAAAATACTTTAGCTAATATATCAAGAAAACTAAAACTTGGTGAGTTTCTTTTACTTGGAAAAGGAGAAGAGGCTTCTGGCGGAAGAGAAAGAGATAATATGCTTGAAGATTTATTTGAAGCTATAATTGGGGCAATATATTTAGATTCGAATTTAGAAAACACAAAAAACTTTGTTATGAGAGTATATAGAGATATATTAGATAAATTAGATATTAATAATTTTGATAAAGATTATAAAACAATATTTCAAGAATTTATTCAAAAGAAATATAAAATTAGTCCTATATACAAATCATTTGAATATAATGAAGATTGTAGTATAATGTTCAAATCTGAAGTTTATGTGAAAAAAGATTTATATGGCTTTGGAATTGCAAAAAATAAAAAAGAAGCAGAAATGCTTGCCGCAAAAAACGCTATAAATAACATTGAAAAAATAGACAATTAA
- the rpe gene encoding ribulose-phosphate 3-epimerase, with product MNKIIIAPSILTASFANLESTIKELEEAGADYLHLDIMDGSFVPQITFGSKIVEDIKKITSLPLDVHLMIVAPEKHINDFAKAGADIISVHYEGNIHLHKLIMQIKSHNVKAGIVLNPHTRVDVIEPLIDDIDNVLIMSVNPGFGGQKFITNSIKKVEETKKLIGQRDIIISVDGGINLNTCSDVIKAGANLLVAGSAIIDSKDKKETIKQLRNF from the coding sequence ATGAACAAAATAATAATAGCACCATCTATACTAACAGCATCTTTTGCTAATTTGGAATCTACTATAAAAGAACTTGAAGAAGCAGGAGCTGATTATTTGCATTTAGATATAATGGACGGAAGTTTTGTGCCTCAAATAACATTTGGCTCTAAAATTGTAGAGGATATAAAAAAAATTACATCTTTACCTCTTGATGTTCATTTAATGATAGTTGCTCCAGAAAAGCATATTAATGATTTTGCTAAGGCTGGTGCTGATATTATTAGCGTGCATTATGAAGGAAATATTCATTTGCATAAATTAATAATGCAAATAAAATCACATAATGTAAAAGCAGGAATAGTTCTTAATCCTCATACAAGGGTTGATGTTATAGAGCCACTTATAGATGATATTGACAATGTTCTTATAATGTCTGTTAATCCTGGTTTCGGAGGGCAGAAGTTTATAACAAATTCTATTAAAAAAGTTGAAGAGACAAAAAAACTAATAGGTCAAAGAGATATTATAATATCTGTTGATGGAGGAATTAATCTAAACACTTGCAGTGATGTTATAAAAGCAGGGGCAAATTTACTTGTGGCAGGAAGTGCTATAATAGACAGCAAAGATAAAAAAGAAACTATTAAACAATTAAGAAACTTTTAA